The Luteolibacter arcticus genome includes the window GCCATCGAGCCGCAGCCGCATCGGCCGGTGGAAGCGATGGCGCTCGCGGTCCATGTTGCCGAGGAAGGTGCGGATCTCCAGCAGCAGGTGGTCGCACTGGCTATCCCACTTGTCGGTGCCACACAGGAGCTGGGCGCATTCGCGCAGGCCGGTGAAGCGGATCTCTTCGGCTCCAGCGGCACGCAGGTCGACGAGTTCCTTGTTCAACGCGCCGAAGAAGGCGAGTTCGAAGCCATTGCCGGCGTCCTTGGCGAGGCGCGGCAGCGACAGCGTTACGGGTGGGGCCAGCGGCTCCAGTTTGTCAGCGATGGTTTCACAGCCGATGCGCACCAGCATGTGGCGCATCCGGTCGAACAAGTCGTCCAGCGGCAGGAGGTGCAGCGGGCACTTGTTCTCGAGGTACTGTTCGATGCCGAGCCGGATTTCGTCCACGAAGGGAAAATCCTGCCGGTCGGCGGCGGTCGCGGCGCGACGCAAGGCGGTGCCCAGCCACGACGTGTCGTAGTGGATCACTTGATGACGTCCGACCTGAATGGCCGGGCGGTTACCGATGAGCGAAATCACGGTTGGTTCAAATCAAAGTGTTGCGGCGGGTGTGCGCGGGGTTGAGGGTTGGAACAGCAGGGCGGGAAAACGGTTAGTCCTTGAACAGGCGGCGTTGCATGGGATCGCGGGAGGGGCGGCGTTCCAAGGCTTGGATCTCACGGATGAATTCACCCACGTCCTCGAACTGGCGGTAGACCGAAACGTAGCGGACGTAGGCGACGGGATCGATCTGATGGAGTTTGTCCATCACCTTGGCACCGATCACGGAAGAAGGCACCTCCGAAACGTGGTCCTGGTGAAGTTCGGTTAGGATTTCGTCCACCGCGCGGTCGAGGCGATCCATCGAGACGGGGCGCTTCTCGCAGGCCTTGACCAGACCGCTCATGATCTTCTCGCGGTTGACCGCTTCGCGGGCACCGTCGCGCTTCACGACACGGAGTTCCGTGCGCTCGATCTGCTCGTAGGTGGTGTAGCGATAGTTGCATCCGAGGCATTCGCGGCGGCGGCGGATAGTGGTGCCGTCCTTCGACATCCGAGAGTCGAGCACCTTGTCCTTGAATGATCCGCATTGCACACACCGCATAGGGTCGAAAAACGATGGCCGCGAACGTAGAATCTACCTATGGGTGGGTCAATCTGAAAACCACGCCATATTTAGTAGATGACCCGAATGGTCGGGGGAAATGAAGCGAGTTTTTTAGGAAAGGTGGCTTTCCGGGTGAGGCGAGCTTCGCAGGTAAAAAAATAGGTCCCATGTGACCCATGGGACCCTATTCGGGAAAGCTTCGCGTGCTCTTCAGCGTCGGCACTTTTCCAGCAGCGCCGCCAAAAACCAGGTGATCTGCTCCAGTGCCTCGACGTGTTCGCTGCCGGGGAGGCCCACGAGGTGGTCGCGGCAGGTGCCGAGCATGTTGGCCGCGGTGTCCACGGCCGACTCGATGGCTCCCTCGTATTCGGCGATGCCGACCAGCACCGGCAGATCGAGCGCCTCCTGATTGACGATGCGCTTGGTGAGCTTCGCGCGCTGCGACTCGCTGGCGCTTTCGAGCAGGTTCAGGATCGGCAGGGTCAGCTTGCCCTTCTCGAGGTCGGTGCGGAGCGTCTTGCCGACATCTTCCTCGCTGCCGACGAGGTCGAGGCAGTCGTCGTAGATCTGGTAGGCGGTGCCGAGCTTCATGCCGTAGTCGAACATGCGCGACTCGGTTTCGGCGTCGGCTCCCGAGAGGGCGGCGGCGATGCCGGTGGCGGCGGCGAACAGCGCGCCGGTCTTCATCTCGATGATCCGGAAGTAGTCGGCCTTGGTCAGGGTGAGGTCCCAGCGGCGCTGGGTCTGGACGATCTCGCCCTGGCAGACCTCGCGCGAGGCGTGGCCGACCTTGCGGCAGATCGAGATGTCCTCGAACTCGGTGGCTAGGTGCAGGGCGTGCGAGAACAGCGCGTCGCCGAGCAGGACCGAGAGGCCCGAGCCCCACTTGGCATTGGCGGTCGGGATCATCCGGCGGGTCACGGCGCCGTCGATGATGTCGTCAT containing:
- the nrdR gene encoding transcriptional regulator NrdR; translation: MRCVQCGSFKDKVLDSRMSKDGTTIRRRRECLGCNYRYTTYEQIERTELRVVKRDGAREAVNREKIMSGLVKACEKRPVSMDRLDRAVDEILTELHQDHVSEVPSSVIGAKVMDKLHQIDPVAYVRYVSVYRQFEDVGEFIREIQALERRPSRDPMQRRLFKD
- a CDS encoding polyprenyl synthetase family protein, which translates into the protein MSTTTVQQGRSERFPFELVRPQLEKVEASIRDQVRAFDPAVEPYVSYVCNTSGKRIRPALSVLTGGALGGVEENHLKIGVILELIHMATLVHDDIIDGAVTRRMIPTANAKWGSGLSVLLGDALFSHALHLATEFEDISICRKVGHASREVCQGEIVQTQRRWDLTLTKADYFRIIEMKTGALFAAATGIAAALSGADAETESRMFDYGMKLGTAYQIYDDCLDLVGSEEDVGKTLRTDLEKGKLTLPILNLLESASESQRAKLTKRIVNQEALDLPVLVGIAEYEGAIESAVDTAANMLGTCRDHLVGLPGSEHVEALEQITWFLAALLEKCRR